A stretch of the Paenibacillus dendritiformis genome encodes the following:
- a CDS encoding AraC family transcriptional regulator yields the protein MDMLARLNEALGYIEENLTKTVDYKEAARIACCSEYHFTRMFSFLAGITLSEYIRRRRLSLAALELSHRDIKVIDVALKYGYTSPDSFTRAFQSMHGVTPSEARFHGQSLKAFPRMTFQLTIKGGSEMNYRIEDKEAFRIVGIKKRVPMIFHGVNPEIASMVEDLTPELIKKIKGLSNVQPSGLISASANFSEGRMEEKGELDHYIGAATTKEAPDGFASLEVPASTWAVFTAVGSYPNALQEVWGRIYSEWFPSSDYELSQGPEILWNEHKDITSPNFKSEIWIPIKKK from the coding sequence ATGGATATGCTGGCGCGACTGAACGAGGCCTTGGGCTATATTGAGGAGAACTTGACGAAGACTGTGGACTATAAGGAGGCCGCGAGGATTGCCTGCTGCTCGGAATATCATTTCACGCGCATGTTTTCCTTCCTTGCAGGCATTACTCTGTCGGAATACATCCGCCGCAGACGGCTGTCGCTAGCAGCATTAGAGTTAAGTCATCGTGACATCAAGGTCATCGATGTTGCATTGAAATACGGATATACCTCACCGGATTCATTTACCAGGGCTTTCCAAAGTATGCATGGGGTTACTCCCTCGGAAGCCAGGTTCCATGGACAGTCTCTCAAAGCCTTCCCTCGGATGACATTTCAGTTGACCATTAAAGGAGGAAGCGAAATGAACTACCGCATTGAAGACAAAGAGGCTTTTCGTATCGTTGGGATTAAAAAGAGAGTGCCTATGATTTTCCATGGGGTGAATCCGGAGATTGCCTCGATGGTGGAAGATTTGACACCAGAATTAATTAAAAAGATTAAGGGGTTGTCGAATGTTCAGCCTTCGGGACTGATCAGTGCTTCTGCGAATTTTAGTGAAGGACGGATGGAGGAGAAAGGGGAGCTCGATCACTATATTGGTGCGGCTACGACGAAAGAGGCTCCGGATGGCTTCGCGTCACTGGAGGTGCCGGCCTCCACATGGGCTGTATTCACGGCCGTCGGCTCTTATCCCAATGCGCTTCAGGAGGTCTGGGGACGCATCTATTCCGAATGGTTCCCGTCCTCAGACTATGAGCTAAGCCAAGGGCCGGAAATCCTGTGGAACGAGCATAAGGATATAACTTCACCGAATTTTAAAAGCGAAATATGGATACCTATTAAGAAAAAGTAA